TAACAAAATAAATATACTATCCGATATTGAAGGAATTTTATGCAAAACGAACTGCGCGATAATTTAATATTCCTGCGCATTGAAGAAAAGAAGCGCCGTTTAGACAATATACGACCTCTTTCAAAATCCGCACTTGAAAAACTAAAAGAACGTTTCGTTGTAGAATGGACTTATAATTCAAATGCAATAGAAGGCAATACGCTGACGCTAAACGAAACAAAACTTGTTCTTGAAAGAGGACTAACCATAAAAGGCAAATCTTTAAGAGAGCACTTTGAAGCAATAAATCATAAGAATGCAATAGCACATCTTGAGAGCATTGCCGGAAACAAAGAATCGATAACTGAAGACTTGATTAAAAAACTGCATGCTTTAATATTGAAAGAAATAGACGATTCTGAAGCAGGAATTTATCGCAGCGTGCGCGTCAGAATCCTTGAAGCAATATTCACTCCGCCGGACCCGCTAAAAATTCCTGCACTCATGTCCGAATTGATTAATTGGCTAAAAAATGAAAAATCACCTACTGTAGAAGTTGCTGCTTTAGCGCATTATAAACTGGTTCGAATACATCCCTTTATCGACGGAAATGGAAGAACATCAAGACTTCTGATGAACCTGATATTAATGAAAAACGGTTTTCCGCCTGCAGTAGTTCTTAATGCTGAAAGGAAAAAATACTGCGACAGATTAAAAA
This Nanoarchaeota archaeon DNA region includes the following protein-coding sequences:
- a CDS encoding Fic family protein — its product is MQNELRDNLIFLRIEEKKRRLDNIRPLSKSALEKLKERFVVEWTYNSNAIEGNTLTLNETKLVLERGLTIKGKSLREHFEAINHKNAIAHLESIAGNKESITEDLIKKLHALILKEIDDSEAGIYRSVRVRILEAIFTPPDPLKIPALMSELINWLKNEKSPTVEVAALAHYKLVRIHPFIDGNGRTSRLLMNLILMKNGFPPAVVLNAERKKYCDRLKKADSGDLMPFVNMMAQSVERSLDLYLEALEPSKSGEEKALIPLSEAAKGTPYSAEYLSLLARTGKLGAIKISRNWVISKDELKKYIEKMKK